A region from the Campylobacter blaseri genome encodes:
- the polA gene encoding DNA polymerase I, translated as MKTLTIIDTFGFFFRLYYAMSSLRNKEGKPSGMVYGFANFIANLESEFKSDYIIFALDSKGKTFRSEIDPNYKINRQTPPEALLEQLPVCIEMIEKMELCSIAYEGYEADDVIGSVVEAYKNDDMLINIVTHDKDLYQLISDKVRIYSPAKKEIYDEAGCIEKYGVKPSQIRDFLAIVGDSSDNIPGVKGIGEKGAKKLLDQFKDIEDIYENLDKVANVRSRNLLIESKENAFLSKKLATIYKKLEIPNLELAKFPTQNPLLKIKDILAKYSLNRILSSLEAPKIKKDGSFEDILIDSEEELERLLVDINEDTLVSFDTETTGVDSKIAKIVGFSFCFNEEKSYYVPLTHSYLGVPKQISLEFAKWAIAQIYKGHVIGHNLKYDFAIVKNNFDLNPPKNYIDTMIMAWLNDPGTSVGMDNLAKRLYDYNTVKFEKIVKKGETFADIDVKEATKYASEDAWITFKFYQTLKSLLDDNLLNLAKSLEFPFIEVLLFMEETGISIDRDLLRDMIAKLDVKLKALTNEIYELSGERFNINSTKQLGVVLFENLGLKAKKKTKTGYSTDESVLSALVDEHPVIEKLLSYRELYKLQSTYTQPLLNLALKDENSRIYTSFLQTGTSTGRLSSKNPNLQNIPAHGSLAKQMRQCFVSKKGYSFISLDYSQIELRLLAHFSEDKALVEAFKNAEDIHARTAISIFGQSDSEKRAIAKSINFGLIYGMGANKLSNELGISRNDARDYIQRYFKAFSTIKDFLENIKTTSKELGYITTLLGRKRYFDFSSATPMQLAMYEREAVNTRFQGSAADIIKLAMVKFQPLLNDEIKMLLQIHDELIFEVKDELVDEFSKKAQNLMQNIYALKVPLVCSLDAAKNWGDLK; from the coding sequence ATGAAAACATTAACGATAATTGATACTTTTGGCTTTTTTTTCAGACTTTACTATGCTATGAGCAGTCTTAGAAATAAAGAAGGAAAACCAAGTGGAATGGTTTATGGATTTGCAAATTTTATAGCAAACTTAGAAAGTGAGTTTAAGAGTGATTATATAATTTTTGCGCTTGATAGCAAGGGTAAAACTTTTAGAAGCGAGATTGATCCAAATTATAAAATAAACCGCCAAACTCCACCTGAAGCGCTTTTGGAACAACTTCCTGTATGTATAGAGATGATAGAAAAAATGGAACTTTGTTCTATCGCATATGAGGGTTATGAGGCTGATGATGTGATAGGAAGCGTTGTTGAAGCTTATAAAAATGATGATATGCTTATAAATATTGTAACTCACGATAAAGATTTATATCAATTAATTAGCGATAAAGTTAGAATTTATAGCCCTGCTAAAAAAGAGATATATGATGAAGCAGGTTGCATTGAAAAATATGGTGTAAAACCATCTCAAATTCGTGATTTTCTAGCTATAGTTGGAGATAGTAGTGATAATATCCCAGGCGTTAAAGGCATAGGAGAAAAGGGTGCGAAAAAATTGCTAGATCAATTTAAAGATATTGAAGATATATATGAAAATTTAGATAAAGTTGCAAATGTAAGAAGTAGGAATTTATTGATTGAGAGTAAAGAAAATGCCTTTTTAAGTAAAAAACTAGCAACAATTTACAAAAAACTAGAAATTCCAAATTTAGAACTTGCTAAATTTCCAACACAAAATCCTCTGCTAAAAATAAAAGATATTTTGGCTAAATACTCTTTAAATAGAATTTTATCAAGCCTAGAAGCTCCAAAGATTAAAAAAGATGGCTCTTTTGAAGATATACTCATCGATAGCGAAGAAGAGCTTGAAAGACTGCTTGTGGATATTAATGAAGATACATTAGTATCTTTTGACACTGAAACAACAGGAGTTGATAGTAAGATTGCAAAAATAGTGGGATTTTCTTTTTGTTTTAATGAAGAAAAATCTTACTATGTTCCATTGACGCATAGCTATTTAGGAGTTCCAAAGCAAATTTCACTAGAATTTGCAAAATGGGCGATAGCTCAAATTTACAAAGGCCATGTTATAGGGCATAATCTAAAATATGATTTTGCGATAGTTAAAAACAACTTTGATTTAAATCCACCTAAAAACTACATAGATACTATGATAATGGCATGGCTAAATGATCCAGGAACTAGCGTTGGCATGGATAATTTAGCTAAAAGATTGTATGACTACAATACAGTTAAATTTGAAAAAATTGTTAAAAAAGGTGAAACTTTTGCAGATATTGATGTTAAAGAGGCTACAAAATATGCAAGCGAAGATGCATGGATAACTTTCAAATTTTATCAAACTTTAAAAAGCTTGCTAGATGATAATTTGTTAAATTTGGCAAAAAGTTTAGAGTTTCCTTTTATAGAAGTATTACTTTTTATGGAAGAGACAGGAATATCTATAGATAGGGATTTACTAAGAGATATGATAGCTAAACTTGATGTGAAATTAAAAGCTTTAACAAATGAGATTTATGAGTTAAGTGGTGAGAGATTTAATATAAACTCAACAAAACAATTAGGAGTTGTGCTGTTTGAAAATTTAGGCTTAAAGGCTAAAAAGAAAACAAAAACAGGATATAGCACTGATGAGAGTGTTTTAAGTGCTCTTGTTGATGAGCATCCAGTTATAGAAAAACTTCTTTCATATAGAGAACTTTATAAACTTCAAAGTACCTACACTCAGCCACTTTTAAATTTAGCCCTAAAAGATGAAAACTCTAGAATTTACACTAGTTTTTTACAAACAGGAACAAGTACAGGAAGACTCTCTTCTAAAAATCCAAATTTGCAAAATATACCAGCGCATGGAAGTTTAGCTAAACAGATGAGGCAGTGTTTTGTGTCAAAAAAAGGTTATAGTTTTATATCGCTTGATTATTCTCAAATTGAACTTAGGCTTTTAGCTCATTTTAGCGAAGATAAAGCCTTGGTGGAAGCTTTTAAAAACGCAGAAGATATCCATGCTAGGACAGCTATAAGTATATTTGGGCAAAGCGATAGCGAAAAAAGAGCGATTGCAAAAAGTATAAATTTCGGACTTATTTATGGAATGGGAGCAAATAAATTATCAAACGAGCTTGGTATCTCAAGAAATGACGCAAGAGATTATATACAAAGATATTTTAAGGCATTTTCAACCATAAAAGACTTTTTGGAAAATATAAAAACAACATCAAAAGAGCTTGGCTATATAACTACTTTGCTTGGTAGAAAAAGATATTTTGATTTTTCATCAGCAACCCCTATGCAACTTGCTATGTATGAAAGAGAAGCCGTTAATACCCGTTTTCAAGGAAGTGCAGCAGATATCATAAAACTAGCTATGGTTAAATTTCAACCACTTTTAAATGATGAAATAAAAATGCTACTTCAAATTCACGATGAGCTTATTTTTGAAGTAAAAGATGAACTTGTAGATGAGTTTAGCAAAAAAGCACAAAATTTAATGCAAAATATCTATGCATTAAAAGTTCCGCTTGTTTGTAGCTTGGATGCAGCAAAAAACTGGGGCGATTTGAAATAA
- the uvrA gene encoding excinuclease ABC subunit UvrA, producing the protein MNDFIDIIGARENNLKNISLKIPKNKLVVLTGLSGSGKSTLAFDTLYAEGQRRYMESLSSYARQFLDRASKPDIDKIEGLTPAIAIDQKTTSKNPRSTVGTITEIYDYLRLLYARVGIQHCHSCGKPISKMSASDIIAEILKLPQDSRIIIFSPLAREKKGTFVDMIESLRAKGYIRAQIDGVMVRLDEDIELSKTKKHTIKAVIDRVVINDDNKERIAQDVEKALALSYGELEIDILNADEVGLENDHIHYSEHMACFDCKISFTPLEPLSFSFNSVKGACPDCDGLGIRFSLDLDKIINESISIENGAIKIMYGFNKSYYYKFLCAFCEQNGIKIKKPYGELSDDEKRLVLYGNAKDVEFLWKRHKLKRKFEGVVKIAYDILKGENDLDEYMSERICETCGGHRLKKESLAVKVANATIADIIDMSIENCVKFFKNEENFEYFSEQQKAIAKPILKEIRERLYFLNNVGLDYLSLGRDARTISGGEAQRIRIASQIGSGLSGVMYVLDEPSIGLHERDTLKLINTLKELRDKGNTLIVVEHDKKTIENADFIVDIGEGAGKNGGSVIYSGSYKGILESNTQTAKYLNGEKNINYQKNRKQKKWLSIKNVNINNISNLSAKFPLSNLVCITGVSGSGKSSLVLQTLLPEAQEQLNNARKVKKIKGTTIDGLEYLDKVIYLDQSPIGRTPRSNPATYTGAMDEIRALFAQTKEAKLRGYKIGRFSFNVKGGRCEKCSGDGEIKIEMHFLPDIKVVCDACNGARYNEQTLEVLYKGKNIAEVLAMSVDEALVFFKAVPKIYSKLKTMQDVGLGYVTLGQNATTLSGGEAQRVKLAKELSKSDTGKTLYILDEPTTGLHFADVDKLTQVLQHLVDLGNSVFVIEHNMDMIKNADYIVDMGPEGGSKGGKIIACGTPKQLAKNYKKTLSYTGQFLVDELKGMK; encoded by the coding sequence ATGAATGATTTTATAGATATAATTGGGGCAAGAGAGAATAATTTAAAAAATATAAGTTTAAAAATTCCAAAAAATAAACTTGTTGTTTTAACAGGACTTAGCGGAAGTGGGAAAAGCACACTTGCATTTGATACTTTGTATGCTGAGGGTCAAAGGCGATATATGGAGAGTTTAAGCTCATACGCAAGGCAGTTTTTAGATAGGGCTAGTAAGCCTGATATTGATAAGATTGAAGGACTAACGCCAGCCATTGCAATTGATCAAAAAACAACTTCAAAAAACCCTAGATCAACTGTTGGGACTATAACTGAAATTTATGATTATTTGAGGCTTTTGTATGCAAGGGTTGGCATTCAACATTGTCATAGTTGTGGAAAGCCTATATCAAAAATGAGTGCAAGTGATATCATAGCTGAAATTTTAAAACTACCACAAGATTCAAGAATTATTATTTTTTCACCATTAGCAAGAGAGAAAAAGGGAACCTTTGTTGATATGATAGAAAGCCTTAGAGCAAAGGGCTATATAAGGGCTCAAATAGATGGTGTGATGGTTAGGCTTGATGAGGATATCGAACTTAGTAAAACTAAAAAACATACTATTAAGGCAGTTATTGATAGGGTTGTTATAAATGATGACAACAAAGAAAGAATAGCACAAGATGTTGAAAAAGCATTGGCACTAAGCTATGGAGAGCTTGAGATTGATATATTAAATGCTGATGAGGTAGGGCTAGAAAACGATCACATTCATTATAGTGAGCACATGGCTTGCTTTGATTGTAAAATTTCTTTTACCCCCCTTGAGCCACTTAGCTTTAGCTTTAACTCAGTTAAGGGTGCTTGTCCTGATTGTGATGGGCTTGGGATTAGGTTTAGTTTAGACTTAGATAAGATTATAAATGAGAGTATAAGCATAGAAAATGGAGCGATAAAAATAATGTATGGCTTTAATAAGAGTTATTATTATAAATTTTTATGTGCTTTTTGTGAACAAAATGGAATTAAGATAAAAAAACCTTATGGAGAGCTTAGTGATGATGAAAAAAGACTAGTTTTGTATGGAAATGCAAAGGATGTAGAATTTTTATGGAAAAGACATAAGCTTAAACGGAAATTTGAAGGTGTTGTGAAAATTGCTTATGATATTTTAAAAGGTGAAAATGATTTAGATGAATATATGAGTGAGAGAATTTGTGAAACTTGTGGCGGACATAGGCTTAAAAAAGAGAGTTTAGCGGTAAAAGTAGCAAATGCTACAATAGCTGATATTATAGATATGAGCATAGAAAATTGTGTTAAGTTTTTTAAAAATGAAGAGAATTTTGAGTATTTTAGTGAGCAACAAAAAGCAATAGCAAAACCTATTTTAAAAGAGATAAGAGAGAGGCTTTATTTTTTAAATAATGTTGGTCTTGATTATCTAAGTTTAGGGCGAGATGCTAGAACTATAAGTGGTGGTGAGGCTCAAAGGATAAGAATTGCTTCTCAAATAGGAAGCGGGCTAAGTGGGGTTATGTATGTTTTAGATGAGCCTAGCATCGGACTTCACGAAAGAGATACACTAAAGCTTATAAACACTTTAAAAGAACTTCGTGATAAAGGAAATACTCTAATAGTTGTTGAACATGATAAAAAGACAATTGAGAATGCTGATTTTATAGTTGATATAGGCGAGGGTGCAGGTAAAAATGGTGGAAGTGTAATTTATAGTGGAAGCTATAAAGGTATATTAGAAAGCAACACACAAACAGCAAAATATCTAAATGGCGAAAAAAATATAAATTATCAAAAAAATAGAAAGCAAAAAAAATGGCTAAGCATTAAAAATGTTAATATCAACAACATCTCAAATTTAAGTGCTAAATTTCCACTTAGCAATCTTGTTTGCATAACAGGTGTTAGTGGGAGCGGGAAAAGTTCACTTGTGCTTCAAACTCTTTTACCAGAAGCGCAAGAACAGTTAAATAATGCTAGAAAAGTTAAAAAGATAAAAGGAACTACTATTGATGGACTAGAATATTTAGATAAAGTGATTTATCTAGATCAAAGCCCAATAGGAAGAACACCTAGATCAAACCCAGCTACTTATACAGGGGCTATGGATGAGATAAGAGCTCTTTTTGCACAGACAAAAGAGGCTAAACTTAGAGGTTATAAAATAGGAAGATTTAGTTTCAATGTCAAAGGTGGAAGATGTGAAAAATGCTCAGGTGATGGTGAGATAAAGATAGAAATGCACTTTTTACCAGATATTAAAGTGGTTTGTGATGCTTGTAATGGAGCAAGATACAATGAGCAAACTTTAGAGGTTTTATACAAAGGCAAAAACATAGCTGAGGTTTTGGCTATGAGTGTTGATGAGGCACTTGTGTTTTTCAAAGCAGTTCCTAAAATTTACTCAAAGCTTAAAACTATGCAAGATGTGGGTCTTGGCTATGTAACCTTAGGGCAAAATGCAACTACTTTAAGTGGTGGTGAAGCTCAAAGGGTGAAACTTGCAAAAGAGCTTAGTAAAAGTGATACAGGTAAAACTCTTTATATACTTGATGAGCCAACTACAGGACTTCATTTTGCTGATGTTGATAAGCTAACACAAGTTTTGCAACATTTAGTTGATTTGGGAAATTCTGTTTTTGTTATTGAACATAATATGGATATGATAAAAAATGCTGATTATATAGTAGATATGGGGCCTGAGGGCGGTAGCAAAGGTGGAAAAATAATAGCTTGTGGGACACCAAAACAACTAGCAAAAAATTACAAAAAAACTCTCTCTTACACTGGTCAGTTTTTAGTAGATGAGTTAAAGGGCATGAAATGA